CACGGTCCGCCCGTACACCCTGACGCCCGAAAGCCTGGGCATCAAAAAGGCGAGCGTAGAAGACCTGGGGGGAGGGGGCGCGAAGGCGAACGCCGCCACGACGCTCGACATCCTCCGGGGCGCCCGCGGGCCGAAGCTCGACATCGTGCTTCTCAACGCGGCGTGCGGCATCTACGTGGGAGGCGGCGCGCCGACGCTGCCGGAAGCCCTGGACGTCGCGGCGGAAAAGGTCATCTCCGGCGCGGCCTACGATAAGCTGATGGAATATATTGAATATTCGTGCTCGGAGGCCGGCACGTGAAAGTAAAGATCTGCGGCGTCTGCACGCCGGAGGACGCCATGAAGTGCGCCGAGGCGGGCGCGGACGCCGTGGGGATGCTCCTGGCCCGGTCGCCGCGGCGCATTACAGTCGAGCAGGCCCGGGCGATCGCGAAGACGCTGCCCCCGGCCGTGAGGCCGGTCATCGTGATGATGCCATCCACCGTGGGCGAGGCAGTGGATGCGGCGCACGCCATCCGCCCCGGGGCCATACAGCTCCAGGGCGACGAGCCGCCCGAAATGGTATCTGAAATAAAGAAGGCGCTGCCGGGGACGTGCATCGTCAAGGCGGTCCACGTGGGCGAGGGCCGGGAGATGGAGAAGGCCCTGGAATACGAGAAGGTGGCCGATGCCATCCTGCTGGACACCGCGTCCCCGAACCGCGGGGGCAGCGGGGCGATCCACGACTGGGCTATCTCTAAGAGGATCGTCGCTGCCGTGAAAAAGCCCGTGATACTCGCCGGGGGGCTGAACCCCAAAAACGTGGCCTCCGCCGTCCGGGAGGTCCGGCCATACGCCGTGGACGTGGCCAGCGGCGTCGAGGGCGAGGGCCGGGCCAAGGACATCCGGCTCGTCACCGCATTTATCGAGAACGCGAAGGAGGCCTCCGATGGCCATCAGTAGCCGGTACGGCGAGTACGGGGGCACCTACGTGCCCGAGATGCTGGTGCCCGCCCTTCAGGAAGTGGAGGCGGCATACCTTCGGTATAAGGACGACCTGTCGTTCCGCGGCGAGCTGGAAGCTTACCTGCGGGAGTACGTGGGCAGGCCCACGCCGCTGACGCCCGCGAAGAACATGAGCGCGAAGTACGGCTTTAACATTTATCTAAAAAGGGAGGACCAGGCGTTCACCGGCGCCCACAAGATCAACAACACCATGGGCCAGGCATTACTGGCGAAGCGGATGGGCAAGACGAGGCTCATCGCCGAGACGGGGGCGGGCCAGCACGGCGTGGCCACGGCCACTGCCGCCCGGGCGCTG
The Methanocella sp. genome window above contains:
- a CDS encoding phosphoribosylanthranilate isomerase — protein: MKVKICGVCTPEDAMKCAEAGADAVGMLLARSPRRITVEQARAIAKTLPPAVRPVIVMMPSTVGEAVDAAHAIRPGAIQLQGDEPPEMVSEIKKALPGTCIVKAVHVGEGREMEKALEYEKVADAILLDTASPNRGGSGAIHDWAISKRIVAAVKKPVILAGGLNPKNVASAVREVRPYAVDVASGVEGEGRAKDIRLVTAFIENAKEASDGHQ